A region from the Acyrthosiphon pisum isolate AL4f chromosome A1, pea_aphid_22Mar2018_4r6ur, whole genome shotgun sequence genome encodes:
- the LOC107883134 gene encoding uncharacterized protein LOC107883134 — MKYDISGINSKTNATHILLNSFVTNFENSSIQEQLNNNQIGQTSDYCNLFPIQTEEDLQAAESRILDKNIRSNLVLQLSLLVGIKDVGDSVRRLMIKIFSDEILTRIQKKKKDFSKLGCYNLLIGKFSISLPILYYITIKRISL, encoded by the exons atgaaatacgACATTTCTGGCATTAATTCAAAGACAAACGCTACACATATTCTTTTAAATTCATTTGTAACAAATTTTGAGAATTCCAGTATTCAAGAACAGCTGAACAATAATCAAATAGGCCAAACTTCAGACTATTGCAATTTATTTCCCATTCAAACTGAAGAAGATCTTCAGGCTGCAGAGAGTAGAATTCttgataagaatataagatcTAATTTg gTACTTCAATTGTCATTGTTAGTTGGTATTAAAGATGTTGGAGATAGCGTTCGtagattaatgattaaaatattctcAGATGAAATCCTTACTaggattcaaaaaaaaaaaaaggatttttcCAAACTCGGAtgctataatttattgataggtAAGTTTAGTATATCTCTTCcgatattgtactatattactattaaaagaatatcattataa